The Iamia sp. SCSIO 61187 genomic sequence CGGCACCGGGATGCGACGATCGCTGGAAGCGGTAGGCGTGGCTGTCCCCGCCACGGAAGGTCACAGGCGGGTGTCGCCGTGGATCGGCGTTCCTGCGGTCACGATGACGGTGTGGGGCGCCGCACAAGCCTGCCGAGCCGTACGGCGCCACCGGCAGCTGCGCGATGACACCCATTCGCCGATCGATGTCGCTGACTGCGACGAACCCTTCGCAGTGACACTGCCCGGCCGAGGCGGCCGGATCATGCTGTCACGCGGGATGTTCGATCTGCTCGACGACCGAGAGCTGGCGGTCGTGCTCGACCACGAGCAGGCGCACGCCGACCACCGCCACGACCGGTACCTGCTGGTCGAGCAGGTCGGCACCGCGGTCTTCCCCCTCGTACGGCCGCTCGGAACGCGCCTGCGCTTCTCACTGGAGCGGTGGGCCGACGAGGAAGCCGCCGCCTCATGTGGCGATCGGTCGTTCGTCGGGCAGACACTCGGCAAAGTCGCGCTCCACAACGTCCAACCTGCCACGGGCATGTCGTTCGGCAGCCTGGGCACAGTCGGACGCGTGGCTGCGCTCCTCGGGCCCCCGGTCGGTGCCCCCCGCCGAGTGGAGGTCGCAGCGATCGGGGCCACCATGGGCCTGACCTGCCTGCTGGCGATGGTGCAGCTGCACCACCTGGAACCCCTCATCCGTCTGCTCTGCCCAGGCTGATCGGTGCCGGGAGCGGACGCGCAGGAGCCCGTGACCGGGCTGCTCGTCGAGGTGGGGCGTCTCCGCAATTCGACCGTGTCAGTCGACGTCTGCGTCAACCCATCGATCGGGATCTGCACTGAAGGCCCCGGCGCACTCGAGCGAGCAGAACCAGTGGTCATGGTCGCCGTGCTTCAGCCGGCCGGCGGCCCCAGCGCGAGTGATGGCCATCCGACAGACCGGATCGACCACCCGCTCGTTCGCCCGTGGGCAGGGCTCCACGTAGTAGAGGTCGACCGGCTCTGAGACATGCCGCAAACGCACCTTGCCGAGAGGCTCGACCGAGACGCCTAGGCCGC encodes the following:
- a CDS encoding M56 family metallopeptidase — encoded protein: MPLAVTIALAMAIAAAHKRVPPALASRLLAITLGAVVVAAAPAVWLTALDFLTHLPIFGTGMRRSLEAVGVAVPATEGHRRVSPWIGVPAVTMTVWGAAQACRAVRRHRQLRDDTHSPIDVADCDEPFAVTLPGRGGRIMLSRGMFDLLDDRELAVVLDHEQAHADHRHDRYLLVEQVGTAVFPLVRPLGTRLRFSLERWADEEAAASCGDRSFVGQTLGKVALHNVQPATGMSFGSLGTVGRVAALLGPPVGAPRRVEVAAIGATMGLTCLLAMVQLHHLEPLIRLLCPG